The DNA sequence TCTTCGTCTTTACAAAAAATAAATAAAAACAAAAATAGGAGTAATTAATTGTGACACGTTCACTAAAAAAAAATCCTTTTGTAGCGAATCATTTATTAAGAAAAATAAATACACTTAACACAAAAGCAGAAAAAGAAATAATAGTAACCTGGTCCCGAGCGTCTACCA is a window from the Prunus persica chloroplast, complete genome genome containing:
- the rps19 gene encoding ribosomal protein S19, coding for MTRSLKKNPFVANHLLRKINTLNTKAEKEIIVTWSRASTIIPTMIGHTIAIHNGKEHLPI